From the Malaclemys terrapin pileata isolate rMalTer1 chromosome 11, rMalTer1.hap1, whole genome shotgun sequence genome, the window TACCGCAGCTGTCCATACTTTCTGCCGAAGCATTCTTTAATTTCTTCCATATCACTTCCGTGCTCTTTGTATGTGTATCTACAGAtagtatcattttaaaataatgtttcgaAATGCAGATGATGAGGCAAAAAGGAAGCCCTCGCCTTTCTGACTATAGttgcatttttctttctctttctgcacGTTAGGTTCCATGGGACACAAATTAAAAGGAAACTCCTCACGTGTGATTGAGTTAGTAGCGCGTTCAGATTTCATTCTCATGTATAATTTGCATGTAAAGTGGAGTTGTAATCTTGGCTAAATCTGCATCTCAGTATTCTGATACAAACTGAGAGTAAAGGTTAACCTTACATCAAAACATAATATAATACGAGAGAGTTCTGGGCAAAAAGAAAACTAAATGTTAGCAATAACAATCTAACCAATGAGTATTTCTTagtttaaaagtatttaaaaaataggATGAAAAGGTTCTAACAGATAGACGGACTTTAAAATATATAgagaaaagggatttttaaagTTCTAAACAAAGGCAGTTTTGATTATCAGAGAAGGGTCAACACTTTTTTGGACATTTACTCTACCTCCTATGTACTTCAGGTTAGAGATTTTATGTTCCCCCAAAGTCTCTTATTTTCCCAGGGAAAGAAAATCCAATTTGGAACCTAGCTTTCCAGCggagggagattttttttccgAGTTAAAAAGGAAGGTGGGGGCGAGGGTGGGAATAAGTGTAAGGGTAACGTGTGAGCCTAACACTTCGCTGAACAGGTCATTTTGTTAAATGAATGGTCTGACAAAAAGTCTGGGACGCATTCTGAACTCCACACTCTGCCAAACGAGCTGCATCAGGGAGCCTTGTTGGTGTATGAATGCAGATTCGGGCCCAAGGACACAACAAATATTCTGAAATGCCACGTGAAGCCAACACGTATGGAACATTTAAAACACCGCAAGGCTGCTCAAAGAAGCTGCATTTGTTGCGCAGACGAAATATCACAGTGGAGCTGAAGTTGCTGGAAAACCACAATTATGTTTCGTATAGCAAACTGTAGGCAGAAAGCATCTTTTACTCATTATACAAAGATCTGGTATAGCAAGAGCCGCGTCTTTGGGTTGTATTCTCGACTTTTTAATGCAGCCTGTCGTTAGATATCTgacttgcttttttaaaaaaaatcaatcaagccATAAAAGTAGCCTTTCCATAATGCAGCCTACAAAACGCCATGCTGTAAAAATAAATGCGATTTTCTTCAACTGTGTTTCTATTGAAAGGAAATCGTTTTTATTGAAGACGTTTTAAGGAGCTCTTGACAAACTTATTCACGGCTTTGAAGTTGAGAACCTATTTCCAACACAATTCCAAGTAAAAGCAGACCTTAAAACAAGAACGGAAACAATATCGTTTGATGGAAAGAGACTTAGTGTATGTCTTACCACCATACGTTAAGTATCAACGTGTTTAGAGCAATAGgctattataataaataataatagttcgGAACACAACATAGTTTAATAATTACACGAAACATAAATGGAgacattttctcttttctctcctaGCAGTAAACTGACTTGTATGATCAAAATCACTGCATGGGTACCATAACACGCACActaaaattcaaacaaaactaaaacacaACCGCCAGCCTCTCTGATCTAAATAAATTACGGCATCTTTCGAAAGTCATCATTTATTGCTTCTTTCATTAACACCCGTGTATTTTTGTAACTGAAAGGTATCAGCAAGATTCACTTCTGTAACAAGAAGTTTTCAAACCACATGATAGGGTGAAGGTGGAGAGTCTTGTGCTTGTTCAGACAAACAGGATAATAGGGCATCCAATACATTATAGAAAAATACACATACGTTTATACACACCTTTATACAGCATGTCCTCTATATGCAAtatgattaaacactggaattcaATTTAACTGTGTGTTCCTAGTATGCAGCTAACTAGCTAGCTATAAACTCATAAAACTTATCTGTTTCGGACTATCTTTACTAATGAAGAGCAAATTATAACCCTATAAAACTGTATTGTTTGAAGTAATTGTGTGTGATGCATTCGAATAAATGCATCTGCACAGAATATTTTGTTATTCTTTAAATTAGGGAGTATGAAATCATTAATCTGCAAATGACTACaaagtaaccccccccccaatatgtGGAATACAGACAGTCATGGAAACAGCGGAAGTTAAATATGTTTTTCTAGTTCCAATCTGGCTCCAAATAACattattttctgaaaaaataataatcaccTCCCAACTACATAAAAGTAGCTATTTTCACATTAACAACCACTCACTTTATATGCTGGTGGGCTCACTTTATTTTAGACTGAGAACAGTGTTGTAATTATTTCTTAATCCCCAATTACATTacattaattgtttttttttaaagaattctgCATCGTTATGAAATTTATGATACCAAATCACAACTGACAGTCGTGGCAACCGGCCGTTCAGAGacaattttacagaaaaaaacagaTAAGTATTTAAGAAAATTATAATTGTAACTGATCAACATACTTAAAGTCGTTTATACTGGCCTAGAGGGAGGAACAGAAGATATTAAAATACactaaaaagaagaaagaaacagAACTACAAAGTCAAGTTTTGGCAGCATTCTCCACGGATCAGAGAAAAATGCTGACATTAATTAAAAGCAAATCACAAAATCTCGCCGCCGTAGGAAGGggggaaaatattaaatatattttcaagTCTTTCCAAAAGTCTTTAGCTGATCgtaaattgtatttatatttccGTCACTGTCCACAACCAATAGATCAAGATACATTGTCCTTCAGCTTTGAGACTATTTTCTTATCCTTCACCCTTCTATTCTGAAACCAAATGGTAACTTGTCTCTCAGACAGGTTTGTGGCTGCGGATATCCTTCGCCTCTTGTCCTTGTTAATGAACTTGTTAATGGCATATTCATTCTCGAGTTCTTTAAGTTGCAGTTTTGTATATGGCACTCGCTTCTTTCTTCCACGTCTGTAGACACACATATCTGGCTGGTTTAGTGCAACGTCCCCTATTGTAAAAGACATTATGCGAAAAATTAGAATTTTATTACAGGCGTTTAAATCTTAACTGATACTTGCTGGGCACTGGTTTTCATGGGAAAATAAATAACGTTAGGTTGTTTACAGCTTATTATTATTTACACATCCACATTATTTACACGCTATTAAAGCACGAAAATCTTGATGGTCTGTCATCGCTTTCCAAACCTGCATGGTAGCGAGCCTGCAAAGTTTCGCAGTGGGGGGTTTTTGCTGGGGGGTTGAGTTTAGTTATATGTATGTAAAGTACACGGAGAACTTTGCTTACTGTGTGTTTCCCTGTGTCTGTCTGCAAGTGgttttgtgcatgtgcacactcACCGCATGCAGTTTCTTAACTACTCTGGGGTGAGTCTTAAGTGCTAACCTGAATAACAGATAATCCCAAGCATTCGAGACATCAATTTGCACATCTTCCCAAAATATCAAAGGCAAAAGTGAATAAAATCCAATCATCAGAACAAATTAAAACTAGCCATAAGGCTAGGACAGCTGGGCATGCTAAGTTCCAGGGCTCTGGGATCTACCACACAGGGTGGAAACACAGaatgtgatattaacaaacattttcCCCTACCCCGGGTGGCTGTGTGCGCAGAGTAACCAGGTCGCCAGGCCGGCTAGTGTAACACAGGGTGGAAATTAAACTCAGACCAAAGCTCTCCCTCGCGTACCTGGAAAGGACGATTTCCAAAAATGTGAGCTCTGGGCCTGGTCTTTAGCACAGTAAACCTGACTGTTCCAGCCATTAGCCAGAGTCCAAGACTGATAGCCCTCCATTGAGATGTATGTTTCGTGCCTCGGCTCCCCAGAGCCGAACGTGGAGACCATGTCTATGTACCCAGGAACGTGCTGGTAAGGGTTGGTATAGCCCTGGTAAAAGGACACTTCCTTGGCCCGGGAGGAGACTTCATTGGCGGGGACGCTTGTGCTGGCCAAACTGGAGACGTCCATATACTTTTCCACAGGAAAGCCGCCAATGGAGGCATGGGGGGAAGACTTCAGGGCGTTCTGCTGAATCCCGACCCCGTGGGACATCCGACAGCTGTAATATCCATTGCCAAAGTGATAGCCGTAGCCCAGCGCCGGGGTGGCCGGCGGAGCGGCGGAGCCCGGGCACTCTTTGGAGGGCGGATCGGAGCGGGCCGCGGAACCCGAGCGCTCCGGGCCCCCAGCGTACGCGAACCCTGGGGCGGCCGCCGAGCGGCCCGAGTGAGCCGCCCCGAACACGGGCGAAGAGAGAAAATTGCGGCACTGGCCGGAGGCGCCGCCGCCCCCGTCTCCTCTTAATCCTTCCATCTCGCGGCTTTGCTCATGGCCTTGCACATCCCTGGCTGCGGCTCGGTCCCGGGCTAGGCATGGTGCACATTGTTATTGCCTCCAACAGGTTAGATCATTGTGGTACGTTTATAAAAACTAACTTCAggttgggagggggaaaggggatggGGGCGGCCTGCTCCAGATTAGTTTGCTTGAGTCCGGGGGCGCCCCATAGGCTGCCGAGGAGCATGTGATCCTCCAGGCGCATGAACTAGTTCTGAGCTCTCAGCCCCTGCCCGGGACCCGCGAGTCCCCTTGCCTCACTTATTCATATTTTACAGTGCTGTTCCACGGGAGTTTACTCCGAAACGCGCTGATTACGCTGATGGGAGAGGGGTTTTATGGCCCCCTTTTCTGCCGCACCAGCGGTGCTTTATCTCCCAGCTCGCTTCCATCTCTTCAAAAGGCTTAaaataaagaaaggaagaaaacaaacaagcgCTCCAACTTTTTGACCGTATTGGTTAACCCTTTAATTATTCAGCACAAAGCAAGACCAAACGGATCCCAGAGAAGGAAGTAGATCTAATGCGCAGGAAGGGACGGAAGGGAAATGTATTGTCATTGTCCAGAATATCTCGGTGTTTACTGCAGTTCTTCACACTTGAGATTATGTCTCTTACTTCATTATGGTTATTTAAATTATGGCTCAAAGTCACGGAAAGTTGCTAATTACTAGCAGCCAAATTGTTTTAATTAATGATCCTACTCCGATATTTGAACGGTTACTGCTAAATGCACATAATGGGATGTATTTAAATAACCATTTAGTTTAGAATTAAACGTTCCTTTCCTAAATAGATGTATTGACATTTTTGAGTTATTAATGACTGCTACACGGAAGTTTGCAGTATCTTTCTACTATCTTATTAAGAAATATAAGACTTCGCATGGTTTTGTTATTATTATCATTTGGATACTAGATATATATACGCAATTTACTATGTGCTCTAATAGGGTATATAAATGACAGTGCTGTTTACGTTATTTCTGAAAAGTATAGTACATAAACATATATAGATATATGCGTGTGTGTAAGATCACAGACACACAAACACGCATACATAAATGGCAGATCTTATATCATTGCTGATAGCCATTAAAATCCACTGTCTGTGTATTGCACAAGATAGCCATTAAAATCCACTGTCTGTGTACTGCACAAGATGTTAAACCTGGGATTCATTACATGTGGCTTTTTTCTTGAAGTGTCAGTTAATCTAGTGGTAAAACTGACAAGTTAAAATGCCGTgtttgcttattattattatggttCTAGGATTAACTTTCCAAGACTGCCGCAAATCTTTATATTGTCTAATCGACACGAGTGCTGTGTCGATTTTGAACTTGCTGTAATGCAAAGATCCTAAAATGTAGCACGTTCTATAAACATATTTCAGTCTTATTGGATTGGCTCCTTTCAGCGTCCTTGCTCTGGGTTTACTTGTTGCAAACACTTAACACGCAAACTTGGACGTAAAATGCAACAAGTTACTACAGGGAAGCTTCTCCAAAGTAAAAGGAAGAggggtttttaaaattaaaatgataatAGATATGTTTTGAATGcttaaaacatacacacacacacaaaacaacacaGTGGAAGATTCAAAGAAAGGGACAGGTTATGGAAAGCGAAATTCATATATGACatgattttgttttgaaatgcaaTTTGCATTGATAATAACAACCAAGGATCACAAGCCCGTTGgggtattttatatataaaaaactatGATCTCTCTTTAGTAACACTGGCTTAAGTGAGTTGAATGAGAAAGCGAACCGCTTCGCAGTACTAGCAGGTCTTTTAGCTTTGTAGCAAGTCTAATAATATTTGGCAGTTTCTGGAAGTGGGGTGAGGAATGACAAACTGGTGCCAATAATCACAATAACAACCGCCTGGCAAACACAAGTTCGTGTTCATTAGCTCCAACCACTTAATTACTCTTAATCTTTCATAATCAGGTAAGAAGTCAAATAAATAAACCAGACGGGGCAACGTATTTCGCTCAATTATAAGCCGACTCAGTATTTGTTCCCAGGATATAAAATGGTACCTAATTAGGAAAGTGGTTCCTAAGGATACAAGTAAAGACTCATTCCTTTATTTAACTGAATTCAGCTTTCCCATGGATTCTTCACTAAAATATAGAATATTCTGAGGTATTTAAGATCGAAAATGTGTATTGCATTGGCCATGTgcaattttctgtttttatctcGTACTGTAGTTCTTCTAGCCAATACGTATATTGTAATTATCTTTCCtgtcataaaaatataaaaaagtgattaataaaaataaaagaaacttaAAGTATGAAGTTTCTTGTCTGTTTAGCCCTATTACATCAAAGCAAATTAATTTATTATGTCTTAGCGCGAAATAACACCAAATACGACTTTCGCTTCAATGAgtgtttctatgattccatgccCAGTGAGACTATGTCTCTGAACCGTGGTTTGGGATCAATAATTTGAAACTCAGTAATATGTCATTTTGTGAGGTGTGTAAAAACATAGCATTGCCTTACTCTCATGCTTTGCACGAACAGGATATTATGAATGTGAATAAAAATAATGAGTTCAAAAGTCAAAGTCTCTTTATAATGTCTGAAAATACACACCCAGTTTACATGTGTTAAGATTTGTTGCTTTAACTATGTGGTACACTTAGGTGTAGAACAAGAATCTAGACTAATTAATTCTTGCTTCTGTGTAATATTATACTTTTGATAATAAAGTATTCTAAAACGATTCCTTATCTACTTCATTTATTGTGAAAAAGTATGTTAGAAGGCAGTGGCAACTGACAACTTTGAAACTTGTTAGTAGATCGTAATAATGGATGTTTTCATTTGCTCCAGAATGTTACAGAATAATTTTCCTTCCCGGTAAGTGTGTGCATAGTTGACATCATATCTGTATTAAATTTTCCATTTAGAAATAATACGGGCACCAGTATAATACATTAGCTAGATATCTGCAAGCACATCATGCAAGAAAGTTACTGAGCTCGTCCAATAAAGAACTATGCGGCATTTTATGATTTTGAAAATATCTCATGTCCTCAAAAATCTTCGGAAAAAATCTACTAGAGTTAGTAATCAAATCTTTGTCCTAATTAAACGTACGGATTGAGCAATTGCTGTGCTACTCTCTTTCACCTCTCTTTTCCGTCTGCCCAGCAAACACACCCTCATCCTTCCGCCACCTCCTTCTTTTACCTCTTTACCAGGCTGTCATGTGATCTGGCTTTGGTAACGTTGTCCTCTTCTTAGctatattttaaatctatttcttCATTTCGATTGCCCTTCTGAAGTCACGGTCTATTGCTATGGTTTGCTGCAGAAAACAAAACCATACCTAACAAACCAAGGAACTTTGCACGTTTGGTTCAGCCTGAATAGCTCATTTACAAAATAAGGAGATCAGAAATATTTCAACATCTACCTTCTCCAATCCTCGCTAGatttctttgtttaattttaaccAGTTTATGTTTTTAGTGACTAAGGGGACAAAcattgtttattttctgtgtttctttttcttccaaCTCAACAAAAAGACCTAGTAGAAATTGAAACACTTGCAACAAAGAAAAGGCTTAATTGCCGTGTAAGGATATATGTTAAAATATGTTTTCCAAATCTGTCTTATGGATGCACAGAACTTTATTTAGGAAGTCAATTGACTTTGATATTTGAAAGATAcatgttcatagactcatagtaATGTAAGCCTgtaaaggaccttgagaggtcaccgAGTCCAGTCCCTGAGCTTTAGAACATTGAAAAATATCACTCTGCACAGTGGCCTCTACAAAATCCAAGAAGACTTTTAAGCAAACGTGAGTGTTTAACAtgtttccaccccaccccccagaaacGGGTATAAAACCTTTCATAAGTCCCAGCCAATATTTAGAATCATAACTCGTGCTGGCGTTGCATACAAGTCGCTGCAGGGAACGGTTCGGTTTAAACCGAAATAACTTTTACATCACATAAAATGTTATCAGCTGAACTTAGCATCATACGTCCCATTCGTGAAGCTAACACAAAAAGACACAATGTTATTAACTTTGTAATATATGGTGCTCAAAGCTTTCTTTGAGTTGTAATCAAGTTGTATATTTACCATGgcagtgaaatattttaaaaagcacaagTAATTAGACAACTATGCTAGAGTCCTCCTAAATAATAATTCTAGCTTTGTCCACCTCTCATTAGGAAGTAG encodes:
- the HOXD13 gene encoding homeobox protein Hox-D13, producing the protein MEGLRGDGGGGASGQCRNFLSSPVFGAAHSGRSAAAPGFAYAGGPERSGSAARSDPPSKECPGSAAPPATPALGYGYHFGNGYYSCRMSHGVGIQQNALKSSPHASIGGFPVEKYMDVSSLASTSVPANEVSSRAKEVSFYQGYTNPYQHVPGYIDMVSTFGSGEPRHETYISMEGYQSWTLANGWNSQVYCAKDQAQSSHFWKSSFPGDVALNQPDMCVYRRGRKKRVPYTKLQLKELENEYAINKFINKDKRRRISAATNLSERQVTIWFQNRRVKDKKIVSKLKDNVS